The Roseofilum casamattae BLCC-M143 genome window below encodes:
- a CDS encoding ferrochelatase, with amino-acid sequence MVATPEKQSEHPLVSDRQDSRVAVLLMGYGEVESYDDFANYNEQALNLLTAKFAPVPTWIYPPLAKLLALFDLHEWNHQHGHFISPHNAIFEKQRAGIEANLQERWGDRIKVFKAFNFCAPFLPEQVLAQIKSEGFDKLLIYPLLVVDSIFTSGIAVEQVNQALSRDNSEQHWVTGERYIPSFYNQPDYIALMADLVEAKIAEELRDRCLPSQTGIVLMNHGCPHKAKGFTSGITESQTLYDLVRDRLIYKYPLISVGWLNHDTPLIEWTQPHARLAAENLIQLGAKSILFMPIGFVTENHETLLDVEHIIEALQRQYPDIAYIQMECANEHPQFLKMAANWANPHIEELFSQSALAVDSTGEIDRDRAHHHHTHHHTHHHHDGHHHHH; translated from the coding sequence ATGGTTGCGACTCCAGAAAAACAGTCCGAACATCCTCTCGTTAGCGATCGCCAAGACTCCCGCGTTGCCGTACTGCTGATGGGATACGGAGAAGTGGAAAGCTATGATGACTTCGCTAACTATAACGAACAGGCTCTCAATTTGCTCACGGCTAAGTTTGCTCCGGTTCCAACTTGGATCTATCCTCCCCTCGCCAAACTGTTGGCGTTGTTTGACTTGCATGAATGGAACCATCAACACGGGCACTTCATTTCTCCACACAACGCGATTTTCGAGAAGCAGCGTGCGGGGATTGAAGCAAATCTACAAGAGCGATGGGGCGATCGCATCAAGGTCTTCAAAGCGTTTAATTTTTGCGCGCCTTTTCTGCCAGAACAAGTGTTAGCACAAATTAAAAGTGAAGGGTTTGATAAACTCTTAATCTATCCTCTATTAGTGGTCGATTCTATTTTCACTAGCGGTATTGCTGTCGAGCAAGTCAACCAAGCCCTGTCTCGAGATAACTCCGAGCAGCATTGGGTTACAGGAGAGCGATATATTCCTTCTTTTTATAACCAACCAGACTACATTGCCCTTATGGCGGATCTGGTGGAAGCGAAAATTGCCGAAGAGTTGCGCGATCGCTGTTTGCCATCCCAAACCGGGATTGTCTTGATGAATCATGGATGTCCTCATAAAGCAAAAGGATTTACCTCCGGAATTACGGAGAGTCAAACGCTTTATGATTTAGTTCGCGATCGTCTTATCTACAAATATCCACTAATCTCTGTGGGCTGGCTCAATCACGATACCCCCCTAATTGAGTGGACGCAACCTCATGCTCGGTTAGCTGCTGAAAACTTAATTCAACTTGGAGCGAAATCGATTCTATTTATGCCTATTGGTTTCGTGACCGAGAATCACGAGACTTTGTTGGATGTGGAGCATATTATTGAAGCCTTGCAACGTCAGTATCCGGACATTGCTTATATCCAAATGGAATGTGCGAACGAGCATCCACAGTTCCTAAAAATGGCTGCAAATTGGGCAAATCCTCACATTGAAGAGCTATTCTCCCAGAGCGCTTTAGCCGTGGATTCAACTGGGGAAATCGATCGCGATCGCGCTCATCATCACCACACTCATCATCACACTCATCACCACCATGACGGCCACCACCATCATCATTAG
- a CDS encoding NfeD family protein: MTSFSSPNPRIAFLSFLDQMRDSVQQPLEPETSRLPDPKSFPGTCSDPVVPIEGEATVDQTVLPYQRGRVYFQGSWWPATSREEFPLVTDQVVKVIARQNITLLVTTMTVHRAKPCP, translated from the coding sequence ATGACTTCTTTTTCCAGTCCTAATCCTAGGATAGCATTCCTGTCATTTTTAGACCAGATGCGCGATTCAGTGCAGCAGCCGTTAGAGCCAGAGACTTCGAGGCTGCCCGATCCAAAATCGTTTCCCGGTACTTGCTCGGATCCAGTTGTTCCAATTGAAGGAGAGGCTACGGTTGACCAAACCGTACTCCCCTACCAGCGAGGACGAGTGTATTTTCAAGGTTCTTGGTGGCCGGCCACATCTCGGGAAGAGTTTCCCTTAGTGACCGACCAAGTGGTGAAAGTTATTGCCAGACAGAATATCACATTGTTGGTGACGACGATGACCGTTCATCGTGCAAAGCCCTGCCCGTAG